A genomic segment from Gavia stellata isolate bGavSte3 chromosome 4, bGavSte3.hap2, whole genome shotgun sequence encodes:
- the TMCC3 gene encoding transmembrane and coiled-coil domain protein 3 — MPGSDTALAVDRTYSDPERHRRRKTRVERHDMNTLSLPLNIRRGGSDTNLNFDVPDGVLEFHKVKLSADSLKQKILKVTEQIKVEQTARDGNVAEYLKLVNSADKQQAGRIKQVFEKKNQKSAHSIAQLQKKLEQYHKKLKDIEQNGPSKSTKDTSKDNLKDTQHGKPRTSGHGTESIKSGVPGVSLTPPVFVFSKSREFANLIRNKFGSADNIAHLKNTLDEFRPETSSRTYGGSATIVAKPKYVSDDECSSGTSGSADSNGNPSFGPAVASTLDSQGKLSMILEELREIKETQSQLADDIENLKAQFKRDYGFISQMLQEERYRYERLEDQLNDLTDLHQHETANLKQELASIEEKVAYQAYERSRDVQEALESCQTRVSKLELHQQEQQAQQSETVNAKVLLGKCINVILAFMTVILVCVSTIAKFIAPMMKSRFHIICTFFAVTLLAIFCKNWDHIICAIERMIIPR; from the exons gtGGAAAGACATGACATGAATACCCTGAGTTTACCACTTAACATTCGCCGTGGAGGCTCTGACACCAACCTGAACTTTGATGTACCAGATGGGGTCCTAGAGTTTCACAAAGTCAAACTCAGTGCAGATAgcttgaaacagaaaattcttaAGGTTACAGAACAAATCAAAGTTGAACAAACAGCTCGAGATGGAAACGTGGCTGAGTATTTGAAACTGGTAAATAGTGCAGACAAGCAACAGGCTGGGCGCATTAAACAAGTCTTTGAGAAAAAGAACCAGAAATCTGCCCACTCCATTGCCCAGCTACAGAAGAAATTGGAACAGTATCATAAAAAGCTCAAGGATATTGAACAAAACGGTCCTTCCAAAAGTACTAAGGATACTTCCAAAGATAACTTGAAAGATACTCAGCATGGAAAGCCTCGTACCTCTGGGCATGGAACAGAGAGCATCAAGTCGGGTGTGCCGGGTGTATCCTTGACACCACCTGTCTTTGTTTTCAGCAAGTCTAGAGAGTTTGCAAACCTGATCCGAAACAAATTTGGTAGTGCAGACAACATTGCTCATCTCAAAAATACTTTGGATGAATTCCGGCCAGAAACGAGTTCTAGAACATATGGAGGCAGTGCCACCATTGTTGCCAAACCAAAATACGTTAGTGATGATGAATGCTCAAGCGGGACCTCTGGCTCAGCAGATAGTAATGGGAATCCTTCCTTTGGTCCTGCTGTGGCAAGTACCCTGGACAGCCAAGGAAAGCTTTCCATGATTTTGGAGGAACTAAGGGAAATCAAGGAGACACAGTCCCAATTGGCTGATGATATTGAGaatttaaaagcacaatttAAAAGAGACTATGGCTTTATTTCTCAGATGTTACAAGAGGAAAGatacag aTACGAAAGATTGGAAGACCAGTTAAATGACCTCACTGATCTTCATCAACATGAGACGGCAAACTTGAAACAAGAGCTAGCCAGCATAGAGGAGAAAGTAGCGTATCAGGCATATGAGCGATCACGAGATGTtcag gAAGCCTTGGAATCATGCCAGACACGGGTTTCAAAGCTGGAGCTCCATCAGCAAGAACAGCAAGCACAGCAGTCCGAAACAGTTAATGCCAAAGTGCTCCTGGGGAAATGTATAAATGTTATCCTGGCCTTCATGACTGTCATCTTAGTGTGTGTTTCTACTATTGCAAAGTTCATTGCTCCTATGATGAAGAGCCGTTTTCATATCATTTGCACTTTTTTTGCAGTGACACTGCTGGCAATATTTTGTAAAAACTGGGATCATATCATTTGTGCCATAGAAAGGATGATTATACCAAGATGA